One genomic region from Streptomyces sp. NBC_00582 encodes:
- a CDS encoding FAD-dependent oxidoreductase yields the protein MQKTIAIVGAGLGGLTLARVLQAHGVAATIYEGEASATTRAQGGLLDIHEETGQVALRAAGLYDEFLALVRPGEDAKRVVDRHGTILFDIPADPASARPEVDRGELRHLLIDSLAAGTIRWGHKVASVRHRPEGGYVLTFADGSATHADIVIGADGAWSKVRPLLTPAEPLFSGTCFIEIALTPGGQNCRASVAAIGSGTLMAVAPGKGIIAHRYADGHVRGYAALYKPEEWMRSIDFGDPSAGLRQLADEFDGWSPLLTAFVTESDAEPWLRPIYALPVGVKWDRVPGVTLVGDAAHLMSPFAGEGANLAMYDGADLAGELVEQPDIEVALSAYEERLFPRSSDAADRSAQNLEVFFGREAPQSVVALFDPS from the coding sequence ATGCAGAAGACCATCGCCATCGTCGGAGCGGGACTGGGCGGGCTGACGCTCGCCCGGGTGCTTCAGGCTCATGGCGTCGCCGCGACGATCTATGAGGGTGAGGCTTCGGCGACGACCCGTGCACAGGGCGGTCTGCTGGACATCCACGAAGAGACCGGACAGGTCGCCCTTCGCGCAGCCGGCCTGTACGACGAGTTCCTCGCCCTGGTCCGCCCGGGCGAGGACGCCAAGCGGGTGGTCGACCGCCACGGCACGATCCTGTTCGACATACCCGCGGACCCCGCTTCGGCCCGTCCCGAGGTGGATCGTGGCGAACTCAGGCACCTGCTCATCGATTCGCTGGCGGCCGGGACGATCAGGTGGGGCCACAAGGTCGCCTCCGTCCGGCACCGTCCGGAGGGCGGCTACGTCCTCACCTTCGCGGACGGTTCCGCCACACACGCCGACATCGTCATCGGCGCGGACGGCGCCTGGTCGAAGGTGCGTCCCCTGCTCACCCCCGCCGAGCCTCTCTTCAGCGGAACCTGCTTCATCGAGATCGCCCTCACCCCGGGCGGCCAGAACTGTCGGGCGAGCGTGGCTGCGATCGGCAGCGGCACGCTGATGGCGGTCGCGCCGGGCAAAGGCATCATCGCCCATCGCTACGCCGACGGGCACGTGCGCGGATACGCGGCGCTGTACAAGCCCGAGGAGTGGATGAGGTCGATCGACTTCGGCGACCCGTCCGCGGGCCTCCGCCAACTTGCCGACGAATTCGACGGCTGGTCGCCGCTGCTCACCGCCTTCGTGACAGAGAGCGACGCGGAACCGTGGCTCCGCCCCATCTACGCCCTTCCCGTCGGGGTCAAATGGGACAGGGTGCCCGGAGTGACGCTCGTCGGTGACGCCGCGCATCTGATGTCCCCCTTCGCCGGCGAGGGCGCGAACCTCGCCATGTACGACGGCGCGGACCTGGCCGGCGAGCTGGTTGAGCAACCCGACATCGAGGTCGCGCTCAGCGCCTACGAAGAGCGGCTGTTCCCGCGCAGTAGCGACGCCGCCGACCGCTCGGCGCAGAACCTGGAAGTCTTTTTCGGCCGGGAAGCACCGCAGAGCGTAGTCGCACTGTTCGATCCCTCCTGA
- a CDS encoding SMI1/KNR4 family protein, with translation MGVSIWSGVRERVEALARVDEARQVFGAWDLAGGRGHHFRFAQPLSEPEISEAEAQWGVSLPAEYRSFLLEVGAGGAGPGYGLSVLRRTDAGWLWSNVDRGLRHDYLGLPFLTGEERWRVLAEHDDRQPLQSGSDDEAYFAAYSAWMTAGDELFDRVTSGALTLSHGGCGYCYLLVLTGPERGRMWQDDRPGGGEFSPLGEPRTPVGFARWYLGWVEGAEIEARRPLRRPR, from the coding sequence ATGGGGGTATCGATCTGGAGTGGGGTCCGCGAGCGGGTAGAGGCTCTGGCCCGGGTGGACGAGGCACGGCAGGTCTTCGGGGCCTGGGACCTGGCCGGGGGAAGGGGCCATCACTTCCGGTTCGCGCAGCCGCTCTCGGAGCCGGAGATCTCCGAGGCGGAGGCGCAGTGGGGTGTCTCGCTGCCGGCGGAGTACCGGAGCTTCCTTCTCGAAGTCGGTGCAGGCGGTGCGGGGCCGGGCTACGGGCTCAGCGTCCTGCGCCGGACGGACGCGGGATGGCTGTGGAGCAATGTGGATCGCGGCCTGCGCCACGACTACCTGGGGCTTCCGTTTCTGACGGGCGAGGAACGATGGCGGGTTCTGGCCGAGCACGATGACAGGCAGCCGCTGCAGTCCGGCAGCGACGACGAGGCCTACTTCGCGGCGTACAGCGCCTGGATGACGGCGGGCGACGAACTCTTCGACCGGGTCACCAGCGGTGCGTTGACACTCAGTCACGGAGGCTGCGGCTACTGTTACTTGCTCGTCCTGACCGGCCCGGAGCGTGGCCGTATGTGGCAGGACGACCGCCCCGGGGGCGGTGAGTTCAGCCCTCTCGGGGAACCACGCACGCCGGTCGGATTCGCGCGTTGGTACCTCGGATGGGTGGAGGGCGCCGAGATCGAAGCGCGTCGTCCGCTGCGGCGTCCCCGATAG